The Vespa velutina chromosome 2, iVesVel2.1, whole genome shotgun sequence sequence gaaaataaaaaaaataataaaaacattggtttttttcttgcatgaaaaatcaataataagtGTAATCGATTGaacgtttagaaaaaaatttacattatatacatcGGAAAGTTCGGTCTTTGATCAAAAATAGATCATAGGTCATGGCCTCGTTTGATTGCATATGTATGCAATCAACTAACTGTCCAAAGAACTCACTCATTTGTATAAACTTATTCGTGAAAGTTTTTAAATGTCAGAAATATAAATCGTTTCGATTGGACgatatgcatatttatatcttttcttttttttttttttttcctttttttggcctttcttctttcatcattctttttttatatttcgcgcatataattatatggaaGATCGTAATCAAGTAGTACGTTAATTAAAGTCAATGATTAAGAGAGAAACGTTTGATGAAATTAACATATCTCGATGGATTggtttagaaaataatagtgTTAAAAAATATGACCGTGTTATTTACTCAGGGACATAATGcgaagtatattttatattggcCACATCCGTTGTCCTTGAtagattcaataaaaattctgaTAAGAACAGGTGTCCACATAAttcatattgtatatgtaatcattatatttatatttcgtgctatataagatgagaaaaagaaaggaagaacaaaagaaatgaaaaaagaacgataattcAATTGTCTATGTAAAACatcttacatataaaatttcattgataaaaagatagaaatattgaaattattaaatataataaaacaaattacaagaagatgaagaaattaattatccttAATGATAAGTCAATATAAGGATtactattaaaatgaaaaaagtatatatataaatatagaagtgatatatatatatatataataaaagaattttctcaaTTTTGCAAAAAGATAGTCAACGTCACTTCCACAGTAAAGGCTTTCCAAACAAAGGCATACGTGAGCCACGCAAGCAAATGATGGAGCAAAGTCATAGTCTGTAATATTTATGCCATTATCTCGATGTAACATAAATATGCGCTTTATTAAAAAGCACCAAAGATTTCTGAGATCCTGGGAAGTATCTGACTATCCAATAAGTATAATGTCGTATTGTTCTTATATAGTAATTGAAACTATTTCGAACAATTGTGAGAAAGACCGGAAGAGAAAATCGTTgttttataacatataaattaagtatatacaattttttaatatcgcaatacgattgttatatattataattatattcgtatctattttcaacgaatctcgacaatgtttaataattatttttaaataaaaaaaccacATGTCATGTGTAAACGAGCACAGGTTCGTAGCCACCTAGCGACTAAATGGATGAAACAGACACATGCGCTGGAACGACCACGTGACTCAATCGACTGTGGCGCGCAGATTCAAAGGTTAGCCAAGTATGACGATCGATTATAATGCGGCTTTCAACGAACAAATGTACAATCTATATAGACGATTTTCTCTTCATAAGCTTCAGATttgtttatatagatataaatctaaatcaatacataatataaatgttattagtaaaaatgataaaaatagaattcaaTGTGtctgaaaatattatgaaaataaattaatgtagagaattaaaatctataattaaatttcataaatatggaaataattaatatctgacCTTTGTATATTGATTAAGAAATTGAAGCGTAAATGATTGAAAGTAACATTAAAACACGGTCAATCTTGATATCACTCTTTTATCTTAACTTTATTTTGCTTTATTACTGTTCGTTGCAAATAAacattaatcaaataatattaatgaaaaagaaaaaaaaaaaaaaggaattaaacaCTCAAAGAGATTTAATCAGTAAGAAATATTCACGTGATCAATCTCAGTTTCgtaaaaaaacattaatgaCTTATACTTCTCAAGagtattcatattattaatataaaaatctaaacaaaataaaaaacaaagagaattaaagaaaagaaaagaaaagaaaagaaaagaaaagaaaagaaaagaaaagaaaagaaaagaaaagaaaagaaaagaaagtacatCTTGAAGGAAGCGACATTTTCGCGCCATTTATCGCGAAACCCAAACACATGGCTTAAGAGAcacgatttaaaataatatttaactatCGTTTCAACATCAAGCTTTTACCCCCCATGGATTCAAAATGATTTGGAATGCAAGTGCGCTATGGAATTCTGGGATCATTATGTCATACCGGTGTAGAAACGCGCAAAGAATTAATTGTGGGGTTCGTTAGTACATAAGAAAGGAACAATGAATCATttagttacaaaaaaaaaaaaaaaaacaaacaaacaaaaattgacAATCTCTTTCGAAGAAGTTACGTTTCAGTCAATGGatagataggaagaaaaaaaaaaactatatttgTGTTGATACTCACATTGACAAAATGTGTAAGAAGAGACGACCGGTGAACGAAACTAACGCCCCAGTGTGGAAGGCAACTACACGATCAATATCCGAATACGGAAATACATCTGCTTTGGTTTCGAGTCTAACCTGATGCACGTGTACAAGTATGTTGTCGAAAGATAATACATCCGAAATCAAAGACAACGATTGTACAACGGCGCCAAATATCGAATCTAATCGTCCTCGTGGTATAACGTCCTTACTACACCATAGTTTGCTATTGTCTGTTAGCGAACTAAAACTTTAGGAAACGACCATGTGCCAAAGACGACACATGATTGGTCCCATTTCAATCGGACTGTTATTGAAAATCTTTCGTACTAACATTCATACGATCGtacaaatttcatttcaatgtacaccttttttttctgtactaattcttggtttttttttctttctgtttttttttttttttttttttttttttatatatatatataatctttatcataAGTAAACCAATTGAAACATCATTCAATGGGGAAAATTATTGAAACGCAACGTGTGAAACTGACTTGGTAGTATAATCTCGATCGTTTAATctcgatcgatatatcgatacaTTTTATCGAAACGATATATATCGTATCTTTGTAATTTTCTCAAATGCCGGGAAGTTTAGCAAAGCTACGGTCACatggagggaaaaagaagccGGAGAACAGTAAATGATACAACTTTATCCACAGCAGATATGGTTTCTACTgtatttttcctatttatttttttactttgtgcGACAAAAGATGTTACGACACATAGATTAAATGTACCGAGAGTTTTGTTACCtgtatttaatgattttgCTATAAATTTTACTCTTGAAGTAACGGATGGCGGCTGTTATCAatggtgataataattatttaattaacataagattgataatttattcttgtattagagaatttataaattacatgtatatatatataatatatatatatatatatatatacacatatacacacacacgagTATTACCATAACTTTGATatcatttatgatttttatctttgtttagaaatatatactgCACATAACCTGacagataaaatttaatatgattgACAAGATGAAAttcttaagaaataatttatttcaagcgatctatatttaattatatttatattataataatttaacgtatattaatataaatatttaatatctcttttaGGTCAACATCTCGTTTGGATATTATTCAACTCATTCCTATAAgtgaaaattttgataaaagttGTTCTTCGAGTATTATGATACAAACTATTACTAGAGAATCAACACGAAATACAGCTATAGTTTTGGCAGAGGACGTTAACACAGGACAATTGTTACGCTGTGATGTTATAGTAGatgcaatattttctttaaatcttgTTACTACAACGCGAGAGTTATATATCGAAGAAGCACCTGAAGCTTTTGAAGTACGAGCTTACGACGAACAAggtattatattatgaattataaaaggcaataattaattttcaattaatacatttaattacaaaGAATATCACGAGTATTCATTTTAGGAAATGAATTTACAACATTGGCCGGAGTTGAATTTTTATGGAACATTGGTAATGCTGATAAACGTACACAatctgataataaaattcCTGGTAATGTATTACGATTTTTAACGTATCAGGAATCACAATATGAAACACCTCTGACGGTGATTGATCTAGATGCGGCTGGTAAAAAAGGCCATATAGTACTTTTAGAAGGAATTCGTACTGGTACAGCAAaggtaaataatttaatacatatttatatgcaaaattgcaaatttaaattttacttgtgcttctttcttttttctttttttttaggtttCTGTGAAGTTACCTTATCCAGAATATAAACATGTCCCACCGATAGAAGTTGAATTAATTGTTATAGctaatctaattattattccttcaGAAGTTACAATGATGCAATatgataatttcaaatataaaataatgcaggtatttatataaaatatataaaaaattcaaaattggCTAttgtatcattaataatattatcaattgaaaaattaatatcataaagagttgaattatattttaggtTCATCAAGGTCGTTTGGAAATAATCAATCTTCCTTCTagtcaatattatttagaagCTGAAAATCCAGACatgttaaaaattgataatgataTAAGTACTGCTTATGCGCTTTTGTTAGGCAGAACTAAAGTATTTCTACATGATAAAAATGTTCGAGATGAATATCCAGTCATTTTACCTTCTGCTGTGGTCAATGTAAATACTGTAACATATATTTCTCTGGCAGTTTTACCAAATAGAAATTGGGGATTGATTTTAGGACAAATGCATGAAATCATTGTTGAATTATACGATAAGTATgttaaatcaatatattatatatatatatatatatatatacatatataaatgaatattaaaaagtcaattatattaaatcctTTTAACTTTTAGTAAAGATCACAAATTTCATATTGGCGACGGTATTGAAGTATCTATTAAAGTGGACGAGAATTATTTTGATCCAAAATTTGTATCACAAAATGGAACTTATCTTGTTGGTGTTCCTATTACTTGCGGAACAATGTTAGTACAAGCTTCTTTATATGGAATAACAGATaagtatggaaaaaaaattgctctCCCTTCACCACTTTCTACAGAAGCAGAACTTGTTATACACACGCCTGTAACAATTCGTCCTCATGTATTAGCTGTTCCATGGGATTCTAAAAGTAAATCACGGTATGtcaaattatatcatatttgattataataaatatgttttgttattggaaacaaaaaaaaaataataataataatatttatataataagaataaatattattctagaTATGACATAGCTTTAAAAGCGAATGGTGGTGATGGTTCATATGTATGGATAAGTAGGCATTCATCCATAGTAACAGTTTCTCAAAGTGGAGGTATAAGAATTTTGGCCCCAGGTTCTTCAGAAGTAATCGTTGCAATGTCAagaaatcaatataataaagatacagCAAAAATACATGTATTACCTCCatcaaaattgaaaatcataGAGTATAGTATCGAGGCAGCTGTCGGTGAACCTATACATTTGCATATTGCTTTATATGGAAAATTAACTAATGGATCAGATAGCAAAGAAATTCCATTTAATGATTGCAGAGATATCaattttgaaacatttattcCTGATGGTAATTTTGCACAGAATTTTAGCAAAGATGTACAACCTATTGGAGTGTCATGTGctgtaattacaattataagtTCAAGCGTTGGTATATCTCAAGTCACTGTAGCGTACAATGCCAATGGACAATATTTAACAGATAACATAACTGTGTCGGCGTATGAACCATTGATAGTTGTACAtcctaaaaataaagaaacgttaCTTGCCGTTGGTTCTTccagaaaaataatattcaaaggTGGTCCTCATCCGTGGTCTAGTAAGCCACAAAGTTATTCACGTAAAATGCAAAgttctaatgaaaaaattgcCGAAATAATAGAGCATACACATTCGTTAAGTATATCGTACGATATATCTGTATTCGAGGTACTCTGCAAAGCATTGGGAGAAGTAATCTTAACGTATACAGTATCGAACGTTCCTCTTTTACCAAATTGTAAAACTACTTATGCAGTGCAAACAACACGAGTTACTTGTGGAAAACcaagatatatttatcttcaaCCAGAAGTTAAAGATAGTAATAGCTGTCCGCTCAAACAAAATTCAGATAAAATATTAGCTCACAGTGATAAAagtcaaaaatttattataatggtaaAGGACGAAGATGGCAGGCAATTCGATAACATTACGAGTTTAAATATCGAATGGAATATAAAACCTTCTGCTGCTGGCCATATGGAAATTTCAACTGGTTCTGTAGAGGAAACGTTTACAGATATGCAAGTAGTTTTGCCAAAGAgacattatcaaaatattatatttacaaaacgtTTTGGAATATTTACGATATGTGCTATAATAACTGGATATCAAAAGCATATTCTTGGAAAATTACGAATAACGCCAGAATGGCCGGCATTTCCTGTTCAAAATGATAAAGGAATTATCGAAACACCTTTAATAGAGAATTGCGTTGAAATAACATTGGTAAATGATACAATCCTTAGtccaaataaattaatcattttaaatgatcCAAATGGAAAGTATTATTTACAAGTTAATCAAGGTTCTGGatattacgaatttattttaagttCAAATGATGTCGCTGATGTTCGATACATGGAACCAACAAAAGTAATCAGTGTTACACCGAAAAAAGCAGGAACAGTTCATATAGCATTAAGAGATCTTTGTTTACCATCAAAGGAAGCAGAAGCTATTATTGAAGTTCAACAATTAGCTATAATAGAGACAGACGTTATCAATAAgatcgaaaaaggaaaatgtgtAATAGCTGCACTTAAATTATTAGATACTAAtggaaatgtaataaaattaccaTCTTTAAATGCATTAAATTTTAAAGctaaatacgaaaataaatatattgagatCAAGCAATTATCTCTGAACGAGCATGGTAATCCGCCGTACGATCAAATGCTGTATAAAGTTTCTGGTGTTAATGAAGGTGAATCACAATTAACTTTCGTTAGTGAAGCACATGAACAGGAAATACAAAGTGAACCAATTTCGATTCAAgtatttcttcctttaaaaATACATCCAAAAAatctaacaatattaattGGAACAATCTATCAAATTCAAACGATTGGCGGTCCTACGAATGcagaaattgaattttcaacaaaaaataatgaaatcttAAGTATCGATCATAATGGGGTTTTTGAAGGTAAATCGAATGgacaaacaaaaattattgcaAGGGCCATTGGTATTAAtgcaaaaggaaataaaattatttattccgaAGATTATACTACCATTCATGTATTATATCttgaaggaataaaaattgttacgCCTGTGACGCGTGTTAAAGTGGGAGGTACTTTTCCACTTTGGGCATTTGGTATCCCAGAATATTTAACACCACTTATAATAGGATCTATGCAGTTGccattatctttttcatgGTCTTCTAGTGATTCTACCTTGTTAAGTTTACATAATATGTATGAAGGGACAGGAATTAATATTCGATATCAAAATGAAGTATCAATAAGAGCAAGAGCACTGGAAGCTGGTTtaataactatttatttaaatgtgaCAGTACCATCTAATGTATTAACCGGTCTTAGAAATGAAATGACATATACTACATTtgtgaaaatagaaattttcgaagaattacatttaattaatcctGCTTTACCAAGTGGCTCATCTGTGATATTAATGTCGCCAAATTCAATGttaaaattacaaacaaaTTGGGATAAGCACGGATCAGTTACGTATCAAATTATATCGACTACGCAACAAAATAATTCTAAGGATCAGAATGCTTTAAATTTACCATCAAAAACTTTTACTGTTGACAATGGGATCATCAAGTCAGGCGACCATTTTGGAAGAACTATTATTTCTATCACAAACGTAGAAACATATAATGTAAAACAGACATTAACCGTCATTGTCGATGTAagttaatgtaatattttatgttttaatagCACGCATGCGGTATAACACGatcataatatgtaatatgtgaTAAATTTTACTACAGGTTAAACCGATTCATTACATGATGCTTTCTTTACATTCAAAATTACGTATTAGAAATGGAGAAGAATTGAATATGTTACCCAAAGGAATGGAATTGGATTATATTGtagaatattatgataatgttGGTATGAAATTTCATGCTGCTGACACCAACGTAAAAACTACATTAAATCGCGTTGATTTGGCAACGTTTACAACTAATCCTGGAAATTTAATAACTactaaatttattgaaaacgGAGAATTagttgttaaaatatttagtgATAAATATCCTCAGGGAATGTTTGATTATGTACATATGAGACTTGGTGATATAGTTTTTCCAACAAAGGTAATACTTATaatacttgtttttttttttttttttatcatattattcattattttaatcaatacgatattattttgtagACTACTTTGACTGTAGGTGATATTGTATGCTTCTCTATGCCACTTCTTTCACCCGATGGTGATCCAGGCTACTGGCAGTCCACTGCAcctgatatattaattattgatccAATAACTGGTATAGCTAGAGCAAGGAACATAGGACATGCTATTGTCAAGCATAGTCTTGCCAGTCATATGCAGGGTGAGATAGAAGTAACGATTCAAGCAATATCAAAGGTATTGTGAATTCATACTTGTAACAGTATAAAaacatgttaaaaaaaagaaacaagatatcttatatatttatattttctataggTATCAATAGTACCATTACGAGGTAAAAATGTAACTGGCTTTGAAGTATTTAGTGTACCACTTGTACTTAAGAGTAAAGATGAacagattaaagaaaataacgtatTGTCAAGAGGTTTAGGAGGATGTAGAACTTATTCCTCATTCGCACTTACTTCTTTTCCATATACATGCAATATAATTCTTGTACCAAGTAGCTCAATTGGTGCAAAAGATATGTTTCTCGTTAAACCTCGATTTAGCATTGTGACTGGTTAgtttaaaacaaattatatttatcaatgtcaaattaaaaaactatacatttttttttcttttattattattattattaattatagatttctatttttcataattataggTTTCTATTACTGTGATATAATACCAATGGGTTCACCAAATGTAGCTCTCAGTACATTAGAAGCTCGTATACAAATTAGTGCACGAAGTCGTGATATTGAAGCAGTTCCTTTAGAACTAACATATCTTCCACCTATATATGTTAGcacgaaagaaatattgtttGTCAATCCACATTCTCAAACAGTGCCGATTGCCACATTAGACATTTTTGGATTACGATCAGTATTGGAACATGTTACTGTAAgttatactattttttttttttttttttttttttctcatgtaTTAAGATAGTTGACcgtatcattatttattttatattatttttaaggtTGAAGTACCAGATGGAATAACTATAAGCGGTCAGTTAATATCCAAATCTGGAATTCAATATCGTCTTCGTTTGATGAATAATCAAGATGATGTCCAAggacaaaaaataatgatagcaAATGAActtacaaaacaaaatatttctgtaagttctaatagaaaaaatatattaatatatgatacTAATACTTAacttaatatttgtatttaattttcagCTTTTCATTCGTATTTCAAAGTATGATCATTTCATGCCATTCTCTGGTATTCAATGGGttgattatgtatattttcacCGATACACATTTGGAACATTTGCTGTTATTGTGATAACTTGTTTCTACAGTAAGATTAACTCTATTAATTCATGATAACGTTtacatttaattgttattcattaaattcatataatcataataacataaattttaattaataagaaaatctgCATCatgcataatattatatatttttcattttcagtaTGGAAAAATAAAGTGACAAACGTCGACTtaacgataaagaataaaagtgtatttggtatgtataaaaaaaaaaaaaaaaaaaaaaaaaaaattaatttataagtatatatatacttgggggaaaagaaaaattaaaatatgtttcaTTTGCAGCTGATAAATGTCCACCGCCAATAAGAAAAACCAGCACACCATATTCTACTACTATGAATACATCAAATATGTCTAGTCCTCGAAGTCCAACTTCACCATTAAGACCATTTTCTGCATTTGAACCAGTCTATGGTGATCCTCGTGGTCTTTTCACACCATCAGTTAGACGGAACCGAACTTTGAATTGAATggttaataaaaagtatatgtgTTAAAACTAACCATtctaattttcaatgataaaatcaTTGATGAGAGTGttctatattactattattattattatattattattattattattattattattattattattattattattattattattattattatatgtaaaagttCTTATAGAAAATCTGCATACAAATATGCATAATGTACATTTTGTAATATAGTTTTATACCATCAAATTTTGTACGGTAATCAAGACTGTATAAACACATCAATAATAGGAGCTATAAAATTATGTGATTAATGTTTGTGCTACTACTTAATAGATTTAGTTATTGTTGACTGGCAGGTTTGTGCTTCCTAGTCGAACATTCACGCTTATAATTATGAGAACAAAAAACCATCTTGTGTTTATTCTTTCtatgtaaaacaaaaaatcatttttatatcgttttacaaattataataatatataaatctcgTGTACTTACATATTACGCCTgttataaagattaaaaaacttattttattacttatttttttgataagacGCATCGAACGTGTgaacaaaaaatagataaaatatgaagaaaaaaaaacaaaaacaaaaaacatacaatgtatgaaaatttaaataaaagttgttcttacaatttttaacaaattaacaCTTGgcttttttgtataaatttttctatgctTATAAGGGACGCCAAATGAAttgtaacaattttatatatataaaaatttcaagataataaaattatcatacttttcttataatctaaaaataaaaaataattcctcgaaaaaattatatatacgaatagatccaaaatatttctatgaaatgttttttacaaatatataaatgcttttgtcatttaataaaaagtcggcaatatttataaataatatctattataaaaatagatgCACATACGATGGAACAGTCAAATCTCTTACAACATTGCTAGTTAATCTTCTTATAAATGAcctagattttattataatttaatatttgtacaaAACACACACACTTAATGTTTTTTCGTAGTTTTCAACAATTTCTCGTATTTACTTTTGCTGGAATACCACAATGCAAATGGAATAGCTAATGATGGTAAAGTCATTATAGCGAATCCAGCCCAGTCaatctgaaaataatttataataagaataaaatcttgattttaaatatttaataaacaaaatatttaccaCATGGGATGAAAATTGTTTATCATAATCTCTAAATGAAACAATCAGTCCTTCACCAGGTTCACTGCTTACTGCAACTTGAAGTCTAGAAGCGTCTTCTTTACGTCGATATAAAACTTCAGCAGATGTAAAGTTAAAGTATCCAAATTTACGTGGTCTTACAACCACTGTATGACTCACATTTGTAAATGGTGGTACTCTATCTATTCTAGCATTAAGCTCTCCGCTTACATGAGTAAAGTGATCAGGATGGAAAGAATTATCAGTAATTTCAACTTCTAATGCAGCTGCATTACCAATGTTGTAAACTGTGTACTATTAATTATAGgttaaataaaggaaaaatcctttttctttttataaacaattaataaataatatgacaaTTTACCTTTACTATAATATCCATATTTTCTActagatatttattaagaatttgtTTAGATACTAACAATCTGGCagcttcttcctcttcctctccatATACGGTTATATATAATGCAGCAAAAGCTGCGAGTAAAATATACCACTTCATtctataaaatcatataaaataaaaaaaaaaaaagttatatacatcgacatttatattattaataaatattatatacatgatagaaattaatatttttaacatccaaattaattacatattatcatttgaaatatacctttaaaaaaatatctgtaaatgattattacaaaaataattttatatttatttaaattcaattattgtTTCGTATTGAAACATAAAACTATTtgaaaacatattatatagaattttatgaaagaaaatgacaacAATTGGTTAAGTAACTCGTTCgtttaaagattatttaattttaaatgtgtatataatggATAagttttttatcgaaaatattgtaaatttaaaaatttttaccttATTAAACCGCCTCGTTCGTGTCAATTACAATACTATAACACTACACGCGTAAAGACATTGGAGCAAGTGCCAACAGCGCCCCGTTTATTGCCACGTTTCGATGGAAGAAACGTCTTTCGTGTACACGAATTACTTCCGGCAAATAGTATTTAACGAAATGGCGCCGAAAATGAATCCATTTTAATTGTGATTACGAACAATTGAGATTATTGACAATTATAGGTTTATATtcttaagattattatattgtttcagacaataatatttcatttcgttgttaaaaaaaagcgattaatttcaaattaaaattttataagaggTTAGAATAAGtaacgtaataatttttatatcaaactttcacaaattttaatatattataatatattagaaaaaagaaaaaagattctaGGAAGTAATCTTTTTTGATAAACAATGACAGCGAAGGTATATCAACCTGATCAAGAATTGGAAACGAAAGTGAAGAaaggttaaaaaaatttattagaataagCATTTCCTTatagcaaaaagaaaatgtttcttttataagatatatatttatttcttgtgaatttattattgattatttgttTTAGCAACTGAACGAATATCTGAGAATATGCATATAGTGGCAAACGAACCGTCATTGGCATTCTATCGACTTCAAGAACATGTTAGAAAGGCATTACCACCTATGGTAGAAAAAAGAGTAGAAGTATTGGCTCTTCAACAACAACTTCTAGGCAGATGTTATGATGTTG is a genomic window containing:
- the LOC124957866 gene encoding translocon-associated protein subunit beta, which translates into the protein MKWYILLAAFAALYITVYGEEEEEAARLLVSKQILNKYLVENMDIIVKYTVYNIGNAAALEVEITDNSFHPDHFTHVSGELNARIDRVPPFTNVSHTVVVRPRKFGYFNFTSAEVLYRRKEDASRLQVAVSSEPGEGLIVSFRDYDKQFSSHVIDWAGFAIMTLPSLAIPFALWYSSKSKYEKLLKTTKKH